A genomic window from Candidatus Kryptobacter tengchongensis includes:
- a CDS encoding ATP-dependent DNA helicase RecG, protein MSKQEKKSTLTLETDIRYLKGIGEKRSQALRDVGVEKLIDLLYYAPIKYIDRSTVVSVARLKRNWWEFSYKSSAVTFIGRVVDKKILVSSSGKEILEIVIDDGTGKLSCTWFNKIEYFKRQFDIGDLVAVFGKPVTFKGKINLVHPEFDFLTEADSINIHTGRIVPVYPSTSKLKSLGLNTLKLREMISEVINNYIDYVEETLPEKILAKYNLVPLNLAIKSIHFPETHIDLQLALKRLKFEELFFLQLLLARKHYELKHFEKGISFKKIGDLVHGFSKILPFKLTEAQRRVIREIWNDMKSDRPMNRLLQGDVGSGKTIVALIAMLIAVDNGYQSAFMAPTEILAEQHYATFLSLLDSLPVKVRLLTGSLKPKEKKEILNEIENGEAQIIIGTHALIQERVNFKNLGLVVIDEQHRFGVMQRASLIEKGYNPDVLIMTATPIPRTLAFTLYGDLDVSIIDEMPKKRKVKTEVLPDTERERVYEFIRAKLKEGHQAYIVYPLIEESEKLDLESAIENYIRLKNEVFPEFSVGLIHGKMPGTERQEIMLAFKEGKIQILVATTVIEVGIDIPNATIMVIENAERFGLAQLHQLRGRIGRGEKQSYCFLIVKSNLVRKTSNDALFEYEVNDEVKAIERVKIIASTMDGFKIAEKDLELRGPGEFFGTKQSGFIKFKFADISKDRELLELARSEAFAIIKEDPDLSKPEHSKLRKEFLKRYSDSVNLAKVS, encoded by the coding sequence ATGAGCAAACAAGAGAAAAAATCAACGCTTACTCTTGAAACTGACATAAGGTATCTCAAAGGGATCGGGGAAAAAAGATCACAAGCGCTCCGTGATGTTGGCGTTGAAAAACTTATTGATCTGCTTTACTATGCCCCAATCAAGTATATTGACAGAAGCACCGTCGTAAGTGTTGCCAGGTTGAAAAGAAACTGGTGGGAATTTTCTTACAAGTCTTCTGCAGTTACATTTATCGGTCGTGTCGTTGATAAAAAAATTCTTGTAAGTTCAAGCGGAAAAGAAATCCTTGAAATTGTGATTGATGACGGCACTGGCAAATTAAGTTGCACATGGTTTAATAAAATTGAATATTTTAAAAGGCAATTTGACATCGGGGATCTTGTCGCTGTTTTTGGTAAACCAGTTACCTTTAAAGGCAAAATAAATCTTGTTCACCCTGAATTTGACTTTTTAACCGAGGCAGATAGCATAAATATACACACAGGAAGAATTGTTCCAGTTTATCCCTCTACCTCAAAACTGAAATCCCTTGGTCTCAACACGCTTAAACTTCGTGAAATGATAAGTGAGGTCATTAATAACTACATTGATTATGTTGAAGAAACTTTACCCGAGAAAATTCTTGCAAAGTATAATCTTGTGCCCTTAAATCTTGCTATAAAATCAATCCATTTTCCTGAAACTCATATTGATCTTCAACTTGCGCTGAAAAGATTAAAATTTGAAGAATTATTTTTCCTTCAACTTCTTCTTGCAAGAAAACATTATGAGCTGAAACATTTTGAAAAAGGCATCTCTTTTAAAAAAATTGGTGATCTTGTTCATGGTTTCAGCAAAATTTTACCGTTTAAACTCACAGAAGCTCAAAGACGGGTGATTCGTGAGATATGGAATGATATGAAATCGGATAGACCGATGAATCGTTTGCTTCAAGGTGATGTTGGAAGTGGGAAAACGATAGTTGCTTTAATTGCGATGTTAATCGCTGTTGACAATGGCTATCAATCTGCGTTTATGGCCCCAACAGAAATTCTTGCTGAACAGCATTATGCTACTTTCTTGAGCTTGCTTGATTCTTTGCCCGTTAAAGTTCGCCTTCTTACGGGAAGTTTGAAACCAAAAGAGAAAAAGGAAATTTTAAACGAGATTGAAAATGGCGAGGCGCAGATAATAATTGGAACACACGCTTTAATTCAAGAAAGAGTTAATTTTAAAAACCTTGGTCTTGTTGTGATTGATGAACAACATCGTTTCGGAGTTATGCAAAGAGCATCGCTTATTGAAAAGGGTTATAATCCTGATGTTTTGATAATGACAGCGACCCCAATTCCAAGAACGCTTGCTTTCACACTTTACGGAGACCTTGATGTCTCAATTATAGATGAAATGCCTAAAAAAAGAAAGGTTAAAACTGAAGTCTTACCCGATACCGAAAGAGAAAGGGTTTATGAATTCATCCGTGCGAAGCTCAAAGAAGGACATCAGGCATATATCGTTTATCCGTTGATTGAGGAATCTGAAAAACTTGACCTTGAGTCGGCGATTGAAAATTATATTCGTTTGAAAAATGAAGTTTTCCCTGAGTTCAGCGTTGGCTTGATCCACGGCAAAATGCCAGGCACGGAAAGACAAGAAATTATGCTTGCTTTCAAGGAAGGAAAAATTCAAATTCTTGTTGCGACGACGGTGATTGAAGTTGGCATTGATATCCCAAATGCCACAATAATGGTGATAGAAAACGCTGAAAGGTTTGGGCTTGCACAACTTCATCAGTTGCGCGGTAGAATTGGAAGAGGTGAAAAGCAATCATACTGCTTTTTGATTGTGAAATCAAATCTTGTTAGAAAAACATCAAATGACGCTTTGTTTGAGTATGAGGTAAATGATGAGGTTAAAGCAATTGAAAGAGTTAAGATCATTGCTTCAACTATGGATGGATTTAAAATTGCTGAAAAGGACCTTGAACTTCGTGGTCCAGGTGAATTTTTCGGAACTAAACAAAGTGGATTTATAAAATTTAAATTCGCTGATATATCAAAAGATAGAGAACTTCTTGAGCTCGCACGCTCTGAGGCGTTTGCAATTATAAAAGAAGACCCAGATTTATCAAAACCAGAACACTCTAAACTGAGAAAGGAATTTTTAAAGCGATATTCCGATAGCGTTAATCTTGCAAAGGTAAGTTAA
- a CDS encoding Hemolysin, contains CBS domains, protein MQTEIILASILLILSAFFSASEIAFITANKIKLEIKSRSSLTAKIANDFAKNPERFLITILIGNNFANIALSSILTYILKTITNLNDFSILIFLTLLILTFGELIPKTIGRESADGFVLFASLPLKLIYFIFLPVVKLLKVASEKISKALKIKTETIEQFFSKKDFEILLKESETRESLKIDIPFSKVFKLESLAVESVMRPRTEIVGVEKNMKMKEIIETFSKSGHSRLPVYDRTIDNIIGIIYVKDLFKNPKSIEEILKEPYFVPEKKRCIELLRDFKEKNISMAIVVDEFGGVSGLITLEDVIEELVGEIEDEFDIGKKFIQKIDANTFILNGLTEIDHLNEEYKLNIPKGDYETISGFVINNIGRIPSKGEEFIINNFKITILSVTRTRINSLKLTLLKHHE, encoded by the coding sequence ATGCAAACCGAAATTATCCTCGCCTCCATTTTACTTATTTTATCAGCTTTTTTCTCTGCAAGCGAGATTGCTTTCATAACTGCAAACAAAATAAAACTTGAAATAAAATCACGCTCATCTTTAACTGCTAAAATCGCAAATGATTTCGCCAAAAATCCCGAAAGATTTCTCATAACCATTCTAATCGGAAACAATTTTGCTAACATAGCTCTTAGTTCAATTTTGACCTACATTCTTAAAACGATAACAAATCTTAATGACTTTTCAATTTTGATTTTTCTTACACTTTTAATCCTTACTTTTGGAGAATTGATCCCAAAAACAATTGGAAGGGAGTCTGCAGATGGATTTGTGTTATTTGCATCACTTCCTCTTAAACTGATTTACTTTATATTTTTACCGGTAGTGAAGCTTCTAAAAGTTGCGTCGGAGAAAATTTCAAAAGCCTTGAAGATCAAAACAGAAACAATTGAACAATTCTTCAGCAAAAAGGATTTTGAAATCCTTCTAAAAGAAAGTGAAACAAGAGAAAGCCTAAAAATTGATATACCGTTCTCAAAAGTTTTCAAACTTGAAAGCTTGGCGGTTGAATCCGTAATGAGACCGAGAACAGAAATAGTAGGCGTTGAAAAAAACATGAAAATGAAAGAGATAATTGAAACATTCTCAAAATCTGGACACTCACGACTGCCAGTTTATGATAGAACAATTGACAATATAATCGGGATAATCTATGTGAAAGACTTATTTAAAAACCCAAAAAGTATTGAAGAGATTTTAAAAGAACCTTATTTTGTCCCAGAGAAAAAACGTTGTATTGAACTTTTAAGAGATTTCAAAGAAAAAAATATATCTATGGCAATTGTAGTTGATGAATTTGGTGGCGTTTCGGGGTTGATAACCCTTGAGGATGTAATTGAGGAACTGGTTGGAGAAATTGAAGATGAATTTGATATCGGGAAAAAATTTATACAAAAGATAGATGCCAACACTTTTATTCTGAATGGGCTTACGGAAATTGATCATTTAAATGAGGAATATAAACTCAACATTCCTAAAGGAGATTATGAAACGATCTCGGGTTTTGTGATAAATAATATCGGTAGAATTCCATCAAAAGGTGAAGAGTTTATAATCAATAATTTTAAGATAACGATTTTGAGCGTAACACGAACTCGGATAAACTCTCTAAAACTAACTCTTTTAAAACACCATGAATAA
- a CDS encoding Peptidase family M1, with protein sequence MKRLTISIFLILTFTTSCLISKPENYWQQHVNYKIKARLDPDKNLITGSEILTYTNNSPNEIDRVYFRLYWNIFKQNSHGWKYAERRKMYARLARKYKGVEIKNFSIISNSKEIPIEYKIDDTILEASLPQRLKSGEKITFKIEWEEEVPPGPGMRTGVSNRCFDIAQWYPQIAVYDKYGWHTDQYIGTGEFHNDFGDFEVELEIPKSFIVAYSGELLNPDEVLPDSVIQNLEKARNNPEKVYRIADFSNREITDEDKTNYITWKFVAKNVRDFAFSAYERYIWDAVFWKNEEHPYGGVMIHSLYFKDNAKHWKDSSAVFGLHAIKFFSENFGLYLYPNAFVMSSYAVGGGMEYPGIVFIGYNITNSPYRGLFGVIVHELGHQWYPMMISNNETEFAFMDEGFNTFITTLAFEAYYGRKNNLLDPTKWYIRSSGLSTDERENNQRQYLMLAITGYEEPIATHADHWLENYPATTAFYPKTATVMFMLQYVLGDSTFSKLMKEYYERWKFKHPYPEDFYNLAMEISGKDLRWFFDQWFHRTYTCDYGIKSIRSKKIQKDGKEIYKTTIKIIRKGRAVMPLDIAIKMENGEITSVNLPVDIWLNDEWENEIDIELPSKPTSAEINPDLRIADINRLNNTYPFPKVKISIDNTIPLSQFIAPIDAYSLKLRPSIWYNITDGFKFGLKLNGSYLDDVISHKFWALYGTRSNEIDFYFSDSRRIPFEISKNTFTEIEIFKIEGRYGGGFGFRKRFRKTLTIPPFHDLNLKVQLLKSTDGKYLDQIYKWDEKRLTRIIAGYTYFNYGEKWRVNFSLFFESSTVLSEFNYSKVYSEIIQTFRLPFGYSFSVRLFGGYGNGTIPQQTKFFIATSSPIDQFYRPLYRSKIFPADLRKHIEPFGGAGLRGYIDQNVSGDRIYSVNFELNLPSLLPLLGNLPIIGNLFKTTLFFDAGKTWDQNQRASLKGIKYDLGFGVRSTIFEQFSSMTNLFSEIGLNMIRVDFPVYVSHPINGEKKLKLRWVLGFDKTF encoded by the coding sequence ATGAAAAGGTTAACAATTTCAATTTTTCTGATTTTAACTTTCACGACCTCCTGCCTTATATCAAAACCTGAGAACTACTGGCAACAGCATGTCAACTATAAAATCAAAGCCCGACTTGATCCCGATAAAAATCTTATCACTGGTTCAGAGATTTTAACCTACACAAACAATTCCCCAAACGAGATTGACAGGGTTTATTTCAGGCTATACTGGAATATCTTCAAACAGAACAGCCACGGCTGGAAATATGCAGAAAGAAGGAAAATGTACGCACGACTTGCCAGAAAATATAAGGGGGTTGAGATTAAAAATTTCTCTATCATTTCAAACTCTAAAGAAATCCCAATTGAATACAAAATTGATGATACAATCCTTGAAGCATCTCTGCCTCAACGGTTGAAATCAGGTGAAAAAATTACTTTTAAAATTGAATGGGAAGAAGAAGTCCCCCCAGGACCTGGGATGAGAACAGGTGTTAGCAACCGATGTTTTGACATCGCACAATGGTATCCACAAATTGCAGTTTACGATAAATATGGGTGGCACACGGATCAATATATTGGAACTGGTGAATTCCACAACGACTTTGGAGATTTTGAAGTTGAACTTGAAATTCCAAAAAGTTTCATCGTTGCATACAGCGGCGAGCTTTTAAATCCAGATGAAGTTTTGCCTGACTCTGTGATCCAAAACCTTGAGAAAGCAAGAAATAATCCTGAAAAAGTTTATCGCATTGCTGATTTCTCAAACAGAGAAATCACAGATGAAGACAAAACAAACTATATAACTTGGAAATTTGTCGCCAAAAATGTGCGTGATTTCGCTTTCAGCGCTTACGAAAGATATATTTGGGACGCCGTCTTCTGGAAAAATGAAGAACATCCCTACGGTGGAGTGATGATTCATTCCCTTTATTTCAAAGATAATGCGAAGCATTGGAAAGATTCATCCGCTGTATTTGGCTTACATGCAATAAAATTTTTCAGTGAAAATTTCGGTTTATATCTATATCCAAATGCCTTTGTCATGTCAAGCTATGCCGTTGGAGGTGGAATGGAATACCCGGGGATTGTTTTCATCGGATATAACATCACAAATTCACCATACAGAGGTCTTTTCGGAGTTATAGTTCATGAGCTCGGTCACCAGTGGTATCCGATGATGATAAGCAACAATGAAACTGAATTTGCATTTATGGATGAAGGATTTAATACATTTATAACTACTCTTGCGTTTGAAGCATACTACGGAAGAAAAAATAATCTCCTTGATCCAACGAAATGGTATATTCGTTCATCTGGGCTTTCAACCGATGAACGAGAAAACAATCAACGTCAGTATCTTATGCTTGCTATAACGGGGTATGAAGAGCCAATAGCCACACATGCGGATCACTGGCTTGAAAACTATCCAGCTACTACAGCATTCTATCCGAAGACAGCAACTGTTATGTTTATGCTTCAATATGTGCTTGGCGATTCAACTTTTTCAAAATTGATGAAAGAATATTATGAGCGATGGAAATTTAAACACCCCTACCCTGAAGATTTCTACAATCTCGCAATGGAAATAAGCGGAAAAGACTTAAGATGGTTTTTTGACCAATGGTTTCATAGAACTTATACCTGCGATTATGGGATCAAATCAATCAGGTCAAAAAAGATTCAAAAAGATGGGAAAGAAATTTACAAAACAACGATAAAAATTATTCGGAAAGGCAGAGCAGTTATGCCCCTTGACATAGCAATAAAAATGGAAAATGGAGAAATTACGAGCGTAAATCTCCCTGTTGATATCTGGCTAAATGATGAATGGGAAAATGAAATTGATATTGAACTTCCATCAAAACCCACTTCAGCCGAGATCAACCCTGACTTAAGAATTGCTGATATAAATCGCCTGAACAATACATACCCGTTCCCAAAAGTTAAAATTTCAATTGACAATACCATCCCGCTATCTCAATTTATCGCTCCAATTGATGCATATTCGCTGAAATTGAGACCCTCCATCTGGTATAACATCACCGATGGTTTTAAATTTGGTTTAAAACTTAACGGATCATATCTTGATGATGTCATTTCACATAAATTCTGGGCTCTTTACGGGACGAGGTCAAACGAGATTGATTTCTATTTTAGCGACAGCAGAAGAATCCCATTTGAAATAAGCAAAAATACATTCACAGAAATTGAAATTTTCAAAATTGAAGGAAGATATGGTGGAGGCTTTGGATTTAGAAAACGATTTAGAAAAACCTTGACAATTCCACCTTTCCACGATTTAAATTTAAAAGTTCAACTCTTGAAATCAACAGACGGAAAGTATTTAGACCAGATTTACAAATGGGATGAGAAAAGATTGACAAGAATTATTGCTGGGTATACTTACTTTAATTATGGCGAAAAATGGCGTGTGAATTTTTCACTTTTCTTTGAATCATCAACAGTGTTAAGCGAATTCAATTATTCAAAGGTTTATTCAGAAATTATTCAAACATTCCGCTTGCCTTTTGGATACAGTTTTTCTGTGAGGTTATTCGGCGGATATGGCAATGGAACGATACCACAACAAACCAAGTTTTTTATAGCAACCTCATCACCCATTGATCAATTTTACAGACCACTTTATAGAAGTAAAATCTTTCCTGCTGATTTAAGAAAACATATTGAACCGTTTGGAGGTGCTGGACTGCGAGGATATATTGATCAAAATGTTTCAGGTGATAGAATTTATTCCGTTAATTTTGAACTTAACCTACCATCGCTTTTGCCACTTTTGGGGAATTTGCCTATCATTGGAAACTTATTCAAGACGACGCTTTTCTTTGATGCCGGAAAAACATGGGATCAAAATCAAAGGGCAAGTTTAAAAGGTATAAAGTATGATCTTGGGTTTGGTGTAAGAAGCACAATCTTTGAACAATTTTCATCAATGACGAATTTATTTTCAGAAATCGGACTGAATATGATAAGAGTTGATTTCCCAGTTTATGTAAGCCATCCCATAAATGGAGAGAAAAAGTTAAAGTTGAGATGGGTATTAGGGTTTGACAAAACATTTTAA
- a CDS encoding protein TonB: protein MPVIKKPEADLRLRWRKWIELGLVIALVVSIVAFRFFPKDVGRGKKILTVEQEIIKPEEIPQTRQENRPPPPPRPPIPIEAPSDEALSDINIDISSELDITKEVAPPPPKEELSKKEEEIPFEEQFFMVVEEMPEIIGGLESIQRNVVYPEIAIRAGVEGTVYVMAFVDENGNVVRADVVKGIGAGCDEAAVAAVMKAKFKPGKQRGKPVKVRVMIPIRFKLKK, encoded by the coding sequence ATGCCAGTTATCAAAAAACCCGAAGCTGATTTGAGATTAAGGTGGCGGAAGTGGATTGAACTCGGACTTGTGATTGCGCTTGTTGTGTCAATTGTCGCTTTTAGATTTTTCCCGAAAGATGTTGGTCGTGGGAAGAAAATTTTAACTGTGGAGCAGGAAATAATCAAACCGGAGGAAATTCCACAAACCAGACAGGAAAATAGACCTCCGCCACCACCAAGACCACCAATCCCAATTGAAGCTCCAAGCGATGAAGCTTTGAGCGATATCAACATTGATATAAGTTCTGAGCTTGATATCACAAAAGAGGTTGCTCCACCCCCACCGAAAGAAGAGCTGAGCAAGAAAGAAGAAGAGATACCGTTTGAGGAGCAGTTCTTTATGGTAGTTGAGGAGATGCCAGAGATAATTGGCGGACTTGAATCAATCCAGAGAAATGTTGTATATCCTGAGATAGCTATAAGAGCTGGGGTTGAAGGAACGGTTTATGTTATGGCATTCGTGGATGAAAATGGAAATGTCGTAAGGGCTGATGTTGTCAAGGGGATTGGCGCTGGATGTGATGAAGCTGCTGTTGCTGCGGTCATGAAAGCTAAGTTTAAACCCGGGAAACAGCGTGGAAAACCCGTCAAAGTTCGTGTGATGATCCCGATAAGATTTAAATTGAAGAAATAA
- a CDS encoding putative ABC transport system permease protein, with the protein MANSRWKILWFEIVESLIMVWDSVKANKLRTFLTLLGIIVGVFSIIVVMTGVRVLQKNVESSLNFLGANTFQIQKYPAVVIGRSNWAKYRNRKDITYEQAIYVAKNATLPEAVAIQAWTGPKIIQYGDLRTNPNIIIQGEMPEGFITNNWTIQEGRALFEDDLEFSRFVAVLGANVAKKLFPNTDPIGKKVKIDGYDFLVIGVIKELGGMFGGQADNFVVIPLTTFLNLYGKDRSLNILVKAKSRELYDETVEQVTALLRAVRKVPPGAENDFEIFSNESLIKQFNDLTFALRVGALVVSMIALVAAGVGIMNIMLVSVTERTREIGIRKAVGATKRNILTQFLFEAIALSQFGGIIGIILGVIGGNTLALILKTTPIIPYDWVILGFVICSAVGIIFGVYPAWKAASVDPVESLRYE; encoded by the coding sequence ATGGCAAATAGCAGATGGAAAATTCTCTGGTTTGAGATAGTTGAAAGCTTGATCATGGTTTGGGATTCGGTAAAGGCGAACAAGTTAAGAACATTTTTGACTTTACTTGGTATAATTGTTGGCGTTTTTTCAATAATTGTTGTAATGACAGGTGTAAGAGTTTTACAAAAAAATGTTGAAAGCTCACTGAATTTTCTCGGGGCAAATACATTTCAGATTCAAAAATATCCCGCCGTTGTGATCGGTCGCTCAAACTGGGCAAAATATAGAAATAGAAAGGATATAACATATGAACAAGCTATCTATGTAGCTAAAAATGCAACTCTTCCAGAAGCTGTGGCGATTCAAGCTTGGACTGGTCCTAAAATTATTCAATATGGTGACTTGAGAACAAATCCGAACATAATCATTCAGGGTGAGATGCCCGAGGGATTTATAACGAATAACTGGACAATTCAAGAAGGAAGGGCTTTGTTTGAAGACGATCTTGAGTTTTCAAGATTTGTTGCGGTTCTTGGTGCAAATGTCGCTAAAAAACTTTTCCCTAATACTGATCCAATTGGTAAAAAGGTGAAAATTGACGGATATGACTTTCTTGTTATCGGTGTAATAAAAGAGTTGGGCGGAATGTTTGGTGGTCAGGCAGACAACTTCGTTGTAATCCCTCTTACGACATTTTTAAACCTTTACGGAAAAGATAGAAGTTTAAACATACTCGTCAAGGCTAAAAGCCGTGAGCTATACGATGAAACGGTTGAGCAAGTGACAGCTCTTTTAAGAGCGGTTCGCAAAGTTCCACCAGGAGCTGAAAATGATTTTGAAATTTTTTCAAATGAAAGTTTGATAAAACAATTCAACGATTTAACATTTGCTTTAAGAGTTGGTGCACTTGTTGTCAGTATGATAGCCCTCGTTGCAGCTGGAGTTGGGATAATGAATATAATGCTTGTTTCAGTGACAGAAAGAACCCGTGAAATCGGGATAAGAAAAGCCGTTGGAGCAACAAAGAGAAATATATTAACACAATTTCTATTTGAAGCAATTGCCCTAAGCCAATTTGGTGGAATAATCGGGATAATTTTGGGGGTTATCGGCGGCAACACCCTCGCTTTGATTTTGAAAACTACACCAATAATACCATATGATTGGGTTATACTTGGGTTTGTTATCTGCTCAGCAGTTGGAATAATTTTCGGGGTCTACCCAGCATGGAAAGCAGCAAGCGTTGACCCAGTTGAATCTCTAAGATACGAATAA
- a CDS encoding LysM domain-containing protein: MNKVLHIFSVGAFIFAVFIATKNFNEINRPEPTENVSINYFSIVHPPDIVFLCGERIPLEIPDVRERFEREFYIEFNENQLILDLKRCGKYMPYIESKISERGLPADLKYLAIAESRLIENVYSSKGAAGIWQLMPETARKYGLRVDDYIDERLHIQKATEAALSYLQDLYKKFNNWSLVLAAYNAGDARITDAMQFQWVDNYFDLHLNRETARFVFRVAAIKELISNARKYGFILDTTKLFKAPNIKYVTVKGPIQNLALWARMQGTNYKTLKYLNPWILKSSLPDGEFQIALPAEAQPQELNLAEYKYKGSRVIFQNGEIIIVPEKTINHRVRAGETIEKIAQKYNVSIEDIVELNKLEGKSLKPGQIIKIPVY; encoded by the coding sequence ATGAATAAAGTTCTACACATTTTTTCTGTTGGTGCATTTATATTCGCTGTATTTATAGCGACAAAAAACTTTAATGAGATAAATAGACCAGAACCGACTGAAAATGTTTCAATAAACTATTTCTCAATTGTTCATCCGCCTGATATCGTTTTCCTCTGCGGTGAAAGAATACCACTTGAGATTCCCGATGTCAGAGAAAGATTTGAGCGTGAATTTTACATTGAATTTAATGAAAATCAACTTATACTTGACCTCAAAAGATGTGGGAAATATATGCCTTACATTGAGAGCAAGATAAGTGAAAGGGGATTGCCTGCTGATTTGAAGTATCTTGCAATTGCTGAAAGCCGTCTTATTGAAAACGTATATTCAAGTAAAGGAGCAGCTGGAATTTGGCAACTTATGCCCGAAACAGCGAGAAAATACGGTCTGAGGGTTGACGATTATATAGATGAGCGCCTTCACATCCAAAAAGCAACGGAAGCTGCTCTTTCATACCTTCAGGATTTGTATAAAAAATTTAACAACTGGTCACTTGTCCTTGCTGCATACAACGCTGGAGATGCCCGGATAACAGATGCAATGCAATTTCAATGGGTTGATAATTATTTTGACCTTCACCTCAACAGGGAAACGGCAAGATTTGTATTTAGAGTTGCTGCAATAAAAGAGTTAATTTCAAACGCTCGCAAATACGGATTTATTCTTGATACCACAAAACTTTTTAAGGCACCAAATATCAAATATGTTACCGTTAAAGGTCCAATCCAAAATCTCGCTCTTTGGGCAAGAATGCAGGGAACAAATTATAAGACCTTAAAATATCTTAATCCATGGATTCTGAAATCATCGCTTCCAGATGGTGAATTTCAAATCGCTTTACCAGCTGAAGCTCAACCTCAGGAATTGAACCTTGCAGAGTATAAGTACAAAGGTTCAAGAGTTATATTTCAAAACGGAGAGATAATTATCGTTCCAGAAAAAACGATCAATCACCGTGTCAGAGCTGGGGAAACAATTGAAAAAATCGCCCAAAAATACAATGTAAGCATTGAAGACATCGTTGAACTCAACAAACTTGAGGGTAAAAGTCTAAAACCCGGACAAATAATCAAAATACCTGTTTATTAA
- a CDS encoding Cytochrome C oxidase, cbb3-type, subunit III produces the protein MNYPFWDVPLIGGGILIGVVAILHVFVSHFAVGGGIYLALTERKAIKENDQKLIAYLKKHSKFFLLLTVVLGALSGVGIWFTIGLVHPSATSTLIHSFVFGWAIEWVFFIVEISAILIYYATWDKLDPKTHNIIGWIYFAGAYLSLVIINGILTFMLTSGGWVDIPFTEPSKKFWVGFFNPSYFPSLFIRTGVALALAGLYSLITATRLEDEELRIKVVQYSGKWLVPAFILIPVAGIWYISIIPPLAREISMGGAPAVTIFAGLSVVFSFIIALFSWLGPIKTPKQTSFAFALGLLVMGFLVTAVTEWVREAVRKPYIIYNYMYSNSILKAHGDKINEMGILNFAKWITIKEINEENMLKAGEEIFRVQCQSCHTVDGYNGIKKLVNGWSENYIDFQLQHLEMLKGFMPPFYGTEQERKALAKWLYNLNEEKTKYGFKK, from the coding sequence ATGAACTATCCTTTCTGGGATGTTCCGCTAATCGGAGGTGGAATCTTAATTGGTGTTGTTGCAATTCTTCATGTCTTTGTTTCACATTTCGCAGTTGGTGGTGGGATCTATCTTGCTTTAACAGAAAGAAAAGCAATCAAAGAAAATGACCAAAAACTTATTGCTTATCTGAAAAAGCACTCAAAATTTTTCCTGCTTCTCACAGTGGTGCTTGGAGCTTTATCAGGGGTTGGAATCTGGTTCACAATTGGTCTTGTTCATCCATCTGCTACATCAACTTTAATTCACAGCTTTGTATTCGGGTGGGCAATTGAGTGGGTGTTTTTCATTGTTGAAATCTCCGCGATTTTAATTTACTATGCTACATGGGACAAACTTGACCCGAAAACACACAACATAATTGGCTGGATTTACTTTGCGGGTGCATACTTGAGCCTTGTAATTATTAACGGTATTTTGACATTTATGCTTACATCTGGAGGTTGGGTTGATATTCCGTTTACGGAACCTTCCAAAAAGTTCTGGGTCGGATTTTTCAATCCTTCATATTTCCCATCGCTTTTCATAAGAACGGGTGTTGCGCTTGCACTTGCGGGGTTATATTCTTTGATAACCGCAACTCGTTTAGAAGATGAAGAGTTGAGAATTAAAGTCGTTCAATATTCAGGCAAATGGCTCGTTCCTGCATTTATTCTTATTCCCGTGGCGGGGATTTGGTATATTTCAATTATTCCACCGCTCGCTCGTGAAATTTCAATGGGCGGTGCGCCAGCTGTTACTATTTTTGCCGGGTTAAGTGTTGTTTTTTCATTTATCATCGCTTTATTCTCATGGCTTGGTCCAATTAAAACCCCAAAACAAACATCGTTCGCATTTGCACTGGGCTTGCTTGTTATGGGATTTTTGGTTACTGCTGTGACCGAATGGGTGAGAGAAGCGGTCAGAAAACCGTATATAATTTACAACTACATGTATTCAAATTCCATCCTAAAAGCTCACGGTGATAAAATAAACGAGATGGGAATTTTAAACTTCGCCAAATGGATTACCATTAAGGAAATAAATGAAGAAAATATGCTCAAAGCGGGTGAAGAAATTTTCAGGGTTCAATGCCAGAGTTGCCATACAGTTGATGGTTATAATGGGATAAAGAAACTTGTCAATGGATGGAGCGAAAATTATATTGATTTTCAACTTCAACATCTTGAAATGCTTAAAGGTTTTATGCCACCATTTTACGGAACCGAACAGGAAAGGAAAGCACTTGCAAAATGGCTTTATAATTTAAATGAAGAAAAAACAAAATACGGGTTTAAAAAATGA